The DNA window TGAACCCTGCGAGGTCTCCAAAGGCCCCGTCTGCTTTTGGGTGACCCTAGTTTCTTCTGCTACGGCTCCCACAGTCCAGCAGCAGCAGCGTGGGGCTTGAATGCATCCACGATGGGTCATGAAATTCTTTTTTATCATTAAGAGATTTTCTTAATGAGTGAATACTgcgaatgtaatcaatgaataccacatattaatatcatgagtgtaattaatatcttgaatgtaatttaTGCCACTAAATTGTGAACTTAAAATGATTACAATTGCAAatatgttcattaaaaaataaggtggaatgaaatcaccatacattatatgtatgaaattgaagacagcgatgttctaaaatagaaagtggtgattggcctatgaggatgctggtctaaagtctatcaaattgtgcaaacaggcaaaTTGCATAgcatactatgtgaattatttgtcaataaaggtTTTATaaaacgtaaaaaaaaaaaaaaagaaattttctattcattttacacatcaaacaaagatccccctctcctcccttctcctcctcaatCTCCCCACCtcaactcaccccccattcccacctcctccaaggcaaggtttcccatggggggtcagcagagcctggtacattcagttgagtaaggtccaagcccctcccctgcaccaaggctgtgtaaggtgtcccaccataggctctgggctccaaaaagcctgctcaggGCCATGAAATTCTTGAAGGTAaaacctgccttttttttttttttttttcaggtttccGTGTGACTTTATTTTCTCCCTTCAACCATAATAATATGATACCCAAATTTTGTCTTCACAGGTGGGTCTGTAAACACAGGCTTATCCATCCCACTTACAGGCAAGGCAAATGCGACTTCTTGAAACGGTCCTACCATGGACCCTCTGGTCATCCATCCCAAGTCACCCCCTTGCCTGGCTTTATCTTCACTGTATTGTGTAGCCACCTCGCTGAATCTCATTCCAGATTTTAACTTCTCCATGGCTTCCATGATTTTGCCATGTTTTTCACACAGAATGTGTCTGACCTTTACTGCATTGCCACCACCTTTAGGGCCCTGAGCCTTCTTGTCAGCACTGTCGCTTCCAGAGGCTGCACCTCCTTTCCCCCCTTTTCCAGAACCACTTTCCCCCTTCGGCGGCATCTCTTAAGCTTCCGTCGAACTCTCCTTCTCTAGGTAGACGCAGGCCCTACCCCTTTCACTGTTGCTGTCTCAGACTCCCCAGCAGGACTAACCATTGTTAGAAGCACCTACTATCTTGCCATGCAGCTGGCGTCTCCCGCAGCCCTCCTCTGAGATATTTCCATACTGTTTGCATATGATTGCATGACCCCCCTTATTTGCCTCACATTTGCGTCCAGTTTGCCTGGCTCTTCTTAGGGCTCCCTTCTCTGAGCCAGTTTTCCTGAGGAATTCTACCTCACTCAGTTCTCCACTTAGAGGCTAAGAAAATTTATGACCCCAGCAGGGTTCACAGGGACTGGGGGAGCTGCCAACAGCTCTAGGATGCTGCTGGCTCTTGCAGCTTtctgggcagcaccattctcCACCAATTCATGTGCTTCACCTCACACAGAGACGCTTCCAGAATCTGAAGCTTTTCCATGCAGCCTGAGAGCTGGCTGAGAAGGTGCTCAATTCAAGGCTGTGCAGCCAAAGGGTGGTGGTGAGCACTGCTTTGCACCTCAGCTGGGGGGTCTGTCTAGAATGGcatattactcagctgtgaaaaagAGAGAGGCTCTGGGAAacagaaggatggctcagtggttaagaacactggctgcagtCAGGTGGGGCAGTggtgtacacacctttaatcccagcacttggggaggcagaggccaatggatctctgagtttgagtctagcctggtctacaaagcaagttccaggacagccagggctacacagagaaaccctgtttggcacccccctcccacacacacacaaagtaaaaagagGCTCTGATCCATTCTACAATGCAGCAAAGCCTAAAAAATACCAGTGACAGGAGCTGGATACAGACGGCTATGTGGAATGTGTGGCCCTCAGTGACACTCTACAGCAGGTGAATCCAGATGAGTGGCTGCCAGGGgtggaggaagggggtggggagagtctGACAGTGGAGACAGCTGCTGTGGTCAATGAAGAGTGCGCTCTGTTACTGCAGGTGGCCCAAAGCCACTCCTCAGCCCTCAGGAGCCACAGAGTGCAGCATGACACATTCATGGGCAGGTAGTGGCAGCAGGCAGCATCTGCCACAGGGTCCTCTCAGGACGTAGACGAAAGGACACTTGGCCACTGTTGTGATGGTGGCTGACAGTGGAGGCAGGACACAGGGATACTGGTTGGTAGGTGGCTCCAGGGGGACAGGCCAGATGAAGGCTGCTACTGAGGGGCAAGAGGGGACAAGGCCTCAGGTGGCAGAGGGCATGATGGGAAGCTCAGCACCTTTTAGCTAAAGCAAACTCTGAACCAGATCCCAATCAGAGCAGGGGCCACACCACAGCATCCACGAGCTGTTAGAGCTGCTGATGGCATCTAGGCTGCCACCTGTCACCTAGACAAGCCCGGATTGAAACCACTGGAATGCAGACAAGTCAAAAACTTTAATGGGGTGCTCAGAACAAAGCCCTAGATGAACAATCCACAGTCAACCAACAAATTGTTGTTTAAAAAATCACGGCAAGGCAGGCAGGTGAGCAGCCAGGAAATGGCCATCGCCACAGCCAGGGCTTCTGAGATAATTGGTAGGACACAGGTCCATTCACCCACAGTACTCAACCAGGTTCCCAAAACCTTAATTAGACACATCTGAGTTGAAGCTGCCAGAGTCTCCGGCAGGTGACGAGGTTGGCTGTGGGGTGGTGGCCCTCTGCCAGCTGCTGTGAGCCTGGAAAGACAGTGTGAGAGTAATAACCACCCAGCCCCTGTGTCCCCAGGGGTACTCAG is part of the Onychomys torridus chromosome 17, mOncTor1.1, whole genome shotgun sequence genome and encodes:
- the LOC118569111 gene encoding peptidyl-prolyl cis-trans isomerase NIMA-interacting 4-like; the protein is MPPKGESGSGKGGKGGAASGSDSADKKAQGPKGGGNAVKVRHILCEKHGKIMEAMEKLKSGMRFSEVATQYSEDKARQGGDLGWMTRGSMVGPFQEVAFALPVSGMDKPVFTDPPVKTKFGYHIIMVEGRK